One Salinimonas marina DNA segment encodes these proteins:
- a CDS encoding transcriptional regulator GcvA: MQRRLPPLNALKAFEAAARHLSFTRAADELFVTQAAVSHQIKALEEYLSMKLFIRRNRTLLLTEEGQAYFLELKDIFKSLQEATDRLLAKGSKGAITVAMPPSFASQWLVPRISRFSNANPDIDVRIKAVDFDEGFLDDDIDVAIYYGKGRWSGLQADKLHREFLTPLCAPSLFSGPKPLNSLADLKHHVLLHDLSREAWKTWLKQIGVAGVNVNQGPVFSHSMLVLQAAALGQGIALANTILARPEIDAGRLIMPFSERVESRDAFYVVCDESQADLGKIAAFREWILAQVEEEQEDV, translated from the coding sequence ATGCAACGACGATTACCCCCACTGAATGCGTTAAAAGCCTTTGAGGCTGCAGCGCGTCATCTAAGTTTTACCCGGGCGGCTGATGAGCTGTTTGTGACTCAGGCTGCTGTCAGCCATCAGATAAAGGCTTTGGAAGAATACTTATCGATGAAGCTGTTTATCCGGCGCAACCGCACCTTGTTGCTCACCGAAGAAGGTCAGGCCTATTTTCTGGAGCTTAAAGATATCTTCAAAAGCTTACAGGAGGCCACCGATCGCCTGCTGGCAAAAGGCAGTAAGGGTGCCATCACGGTGGCCATGCCGCCCAGCTTCGCCTCACAATGGCTGGTGCCCCGCATAAGTCGCTTCAGTAACGCCAACCCGGATATTGATGTGCGCATTAAAGCGGTGGATTTTGATGAAGGCTTTTTAGATGATGATATTGATGTCGCCATCTACTATGGCAAAGGCCGCTGGTCCGGCTTGCAGGCTGATAAACTTCACCGTGAATTTTTAACGCCCTTATGTGCGCCCAGTTTATTCAGTGGCCCCAAGCCACTTAACAGTCTGGCGGATTTAAAACACCATGTGTTACTGCACGACCTGAGTCGGGAAGCCTGGAAGACCTGGTTAAAACAAATCGGGGTGGCGGGAGTCAATGTAAATCAGGGGCCGGTGTTCAGTCACTCAATGCTGGTCTTACAAGCCGCAGCACTGGGGCAGGGCATAGCATTGGCCAATACAATTCTGGCCCGGCCAGAAATAGACGCCGGGCGACTGATAATGCCTTTTTCCGAACGCGTAGAAAGTCGGGATGCTTTTTATGTGGTGTGTGATGAATCTCAGGCCGATTTAGGTAAAATAGCCGCCTTTCGCGAGTGGATCTTAGCCCAGGTAGAAGAAGAGCAGGAAGATGTTTGA